In a genomic window of Erigeron canadensis isolate Cc75 chromosome 5, C_canadensis_v1, whole genome shotgun sequence:
- the LOC122601728 gene encoding leucine-rich repeat receptor protein kinase HPCA1-like, translated as MGWLSGSNISLSKDLWIGGAILLVILLTIILRKLAIYVDSQAQARSLAKAQSNHKNIELSSLSTTKSIRTYALEEIKMATREFRIRIGVGATSYVYLAELGDGQFGAVKRVMEERGGCQKMFLDEVSILLRISHPNLVALLGFCLDKGEQLLLLEYIPNKSLFDRLHTSKGKLSGTLSWSSRLSIALDIAYALDYLHSVADPPVIHRDVKSSNILLINDDHAKLADFGLCKLGHDSYSAQTPTIIRGSLGYVDTNYLNTGLVSPKSDVYSFGVLLLELITGMKSLQGSITLAELTIECRKNQDVDVMMGMLDPNLDGQVNVEQFRVLVHVANMALLENSMARPNMAEIAYRISSCMDHSDIDLPV; from the exons ATGGGGTGGTTATCTGGATCAAACATATCATTAAGCAAAGACTTATGGATAGGAGGAGCAATATTGTTGGTCATTCTTCTCACCATCATCTTGAGGAAATTGGCAATTTATGTAGATTCCCAAGCACAAGCAAGATCTTTGGCTAAGGCACAAAGTAATCATAAGAACATAGAGCTATCTTCATTATCTACTACCAAGAGTATTAGGACTTATGCACTTGAGGAAATCAAGATGGCAACAAGGGAGTTCCGAATACGGATAGGTGTTGGAGCCACGTCTTATGTTTATCTCGCGGAACTTGGTGATGGGCAATTTGGAGCGGTCAAGAGGGTGATGGAAGAGCGAGGAGGATGCCAAAAGATGTTTCTTGATGAAGTCTCCATCTTGCTTAGGATTTCTCATCCTAATTTGGTTGCATTGTTGGGATTTTGCTTAGACAAAG GTGAGCAGCTACTTCTGTTAGAATATATACCAAACAAGAGTCTCTTTGATCGACTCCACACGAGTAAAGGCAAACTTTCAGGAACCCTCTCATGGTCAAGTCGTTTAAGCATTGCCTTGGACATCGCGTACGCCCTTGACTACCTCCACTCTGTAGCCGACCCACCAGTTATCCATCGAGACGTCAAGTCATCTAACATCCTTCTCATTAACGACGACCATGCTAAACTAGCCGACTTTGGTCTATGCAAATTAGGCCATGATTCTTATAGTGCCCAAACCCCAACAATAATACGCGGCTCATTAGGCTATGTTGATACTAATTATCTCAACACGGGCCTAGTATCACCTAAAAGTGACGTTTATAGCTTTGGTGTCTTGTTACTGGAGCTTATAACCGGGATGAAATCGTTACAAGGCTCGATAACACTAGCAGAGTTAACCATCGAGTGTAGGAAGAATCAGGATGTGGATGTTATGATGGGTATGTTGGATCCGAATTTGGATGGTCAAGTCAATGTAGAACAATTTAGAGTTCTAGTCCATGTGGCAAATATGGCATTGCTAGAGAACTCGATGGCTAGACCAAATATGGCGGAAATTGCATATAGAATATCAAGTTGTATGgatcattctgatatcgattTGCCCGTTTGA
- the LOC122602081 gene encoding glutamate receptor 3.4-like — MRRVIFLLFVMWMVVLPIVVKGKSGHRTDPSSRPSVVNVGALFTVNSVIGRTAKPAIAAAIDDVNSSPTTLPGTRLNLISYDTNCSAFLGTIEALQLMENDLVAVIGPQSSVIAHSIAHVANELQVPLLSFGATDPTLSALQYPYFVRTTQNDYYQMSAIADLVAYFDWKEVITVFVDDDYGRNGILVLGEALSMKGAKIFYKASITPGASQTEITAVLTRINLMECRVYVVHVNPDSGLEIFNVAKKLDMMGTGYVWVTTDWLLAVLDSLEVPDATTMDNVQGVISLRQHSANSDIKKSFTTRWKSIKDKQTSSFNSYALHAYDSVWLLAHALDKFFKSGASITFSNIFKLDNSSASKIQLSALKNFNEGGQLLKTVLATTFMGLTGEVKFDNQRNLIHPAYDVVNIGGTGLRTIGYWSSYSGVSVAVPESLYAKSLNKSSGDQSLYSVIWPGGMSNKPRGWVFPNNQKPLRVGVPYGYYKDLVTKDKSPQGVRGYCIDIFEAAINLLHYPVAPEYILYGDGQTSPSYNNLVRAVAENKFDAAVGDIMITAERKKIVDFTRPYLESGLVIIAPVNKSKPNPWAFFRPFTIQMWLVSGVFFLLIGVIVWVLEHRKNDEFRGPPRQQVVTFLWFSFSTLFFSHRETTVSTLGRFIMILWLFVVFIINSSYTASLTSILTVQKLSASIEGIDSLISSNELIGVPDGTFAYNYLTQELNIDESRIKILKEEAEYLNVLRLGPEGGGVAAIVDELPYVDLFMRYTNCEFRIVGQELTKGGWGFVSLVFQKDSPLVADLSTAILQLSENGDIQRIHDKWLSSTVCSTQNNEVEGKDLSLDNFRGLFLICGVACLISIIIFFSKRVYEYRRYSSDEEKARAIIEQDLRTPDHSRRSFCGIDFKKLIEFFDRREEEITHSLPRKKSRVTTDSEA, encoded by the exons ATGAGAAGGGTGATTTTCTTGCTTTTTGTCATGTGGATGGTTGTCTTGCCAATCGTAGTCAAGGGTAAATCAGGACATAGAACAGACCCATCTTCAAGGCCTAGTGTTGTGAATGTTGGGGCATTATTCACAGTGAATTCAGTTATTGGGCGTACTGCAAAGCCTGCTATCGCAGCTGCCATTGATGATGTTAACTCTAGTCCAACTACACTTCCAGGAACTCGATTGAACCTTATTTCATATGATACTAATTGCAGTGCCTTTCTTGGTACCATTGAAG CTTTGCAGTTGATGGAGAATGATCTGGTGGCTGTGATAGGGCCACAATCCTCTGTTATAGCACACTCAATTGCCCATGTTGCAAATGAACTTCAAGTACCACTCCTTTCATTTGGTGCAACAGACCCGACACTTTCAGCTCTTCAATACCCTTACTTTGTCCGCACCACACAAAATGACTATTACCAAATGTCTGCCATAGCTGACTTGGTTGCATATTTTGATTGGAAAGAAGTCATCACTGTATTTGTTGACGACGATTATGGCAGAAATGGGATTTTGGTCTTGGGTGAAGCCCTTTCCATGAAAGGGGCAAAGATTTTTTACAAAGCATCCATCACTCCAGGTGCATCTCAAACTGAAATTACTGCAGTACTTACTAGAATCAACTTGATGGAGTGTCGGGTTTATGTGGTTCATGTAAATCCTGACTCGGGTCTTGAAATTTTTAATGTGGCAAAGAAGCTTGATATGATGGGAACTGGTTATGTTTGGGTTACAACAGACTGGCTACTGGCGGTTTTGGATTCATTGGAAGTCCCAGATGCTACAACGATGGATAACGTACAAGGGGTTATCTCGTTGCGACAACATTCAGCAAATTCTGATATCAAGAAATCTTTTACAACCAGATGGAAGAGTATTAAAGATAAACAGACATCAAGCTTTAACTCATATGCACTTCATGCTTATGATTCTGTATGGCTACTAGCACATGCTCtagataaattttttaaatctgGAGCAAGTATCAcattttctaacatttttaaACTCGATAATAGTAGTGCAAGTAAGATCCAGCTTTCAGCCCTTAAGAATTTTAATGAAGGAGGTCAGCTTCTGAAAACAGTTCTAGCCACAACATTCATGGGTTTGACAGGCGAGGTGAAGTTTGATAATCAAAGAAACTTGATACATCCGGCTTATGATGTGGTGAACATAGGTGGAACCGGTTTAAGGACTATTGGGTATTGGTCAAGCTATTCAGGTGTTTCAGTTGCTGTACCTGAATCATTATACGCAAAGAGTTTGAATAAGTCTAGTGGTGATCAAAGTCTTTATAGTGTAATTTGGCCTGGTGGAATGAGTAACAAGCCTCGGGGGTGGGTCTTTCCTAACAATCAAAAGCCTTTGAGAGTTGGCGTTCCGTATGGCTATTACAAGGATCTTGTGACAAAAGACAAGTCTCCTCAAGGAGTAAGAGGATACTGCATTGATATCTTTGAAGCTGCGATTAATTTACTTCATTACCCCGTCGCTCCAGAATACATTTTATATGGCGATGGTCAAACAAGCCCGAGCTATAACAATCTTGTCAGAGCTGTGGCTGAAAAT AAGTTTGATGCTGCAGTAGGAGATATTATGATCACTGCAGAACGAAAGAAGATAGTTGACTTTACACGGCCTTATTTGGAATCTGGACTTGTCATAATTGCTCCGGTCAACAAATCAAAACCTAATCCATGGGCCTTTTTCAGGCCATTCACCATTCAAATGTGGCTAGTCTCTggtgttttctttcttttgattgGAGTCATTGTTTGGGTGCTCGAGCATCGCAAAAACGATGAATTTCGTGGACCACCGAGGCAACAAGTCGTCACATTTTTGTG GTTTAGCTTCTCAACATTGTTTTTCTCACACC GAGAGACAACTGTGAGCACGCTGGGTCGATTCATAATGATCTTATGGCTATTTGTAGTGTTTATCATAAATTCAAGCTACACAGCTAGCTTGACATCAATACTCACCGTACAAAAACTGAGTGCGAGCATTGAAGGGATAGATAGCTTGATCTCAAGCAATGAACTTATCGGAGTTCCAGATGGAACTTTTGCTTATAACTATTTGACTCAAGAACTCAATATCGACGAATCTAGGATCAAAATATTGAAAGAAGAGGCAGAGTACTTAAATGTGCTTCGTTTAGGTCCAGAAGGCGGTGGTGTGGCTGCTATTGTTGATGAACTTCCTTACGTTGACCTCTTCATGCGTTATACTAATTGCGAGTTCAGAATTGTGGGTCAAGAGCTCACTAAAGGCGGTTGGGGTTTTGTAAGTTTG GTGTTTCAAAAGGATTCTCCTCTAGTAGCCGATCTGTCCACAGCGATCCTCCAACTCTCAGAAAATGGAGACATACAACGAATCCACGACAAATGGCTCTCTTCGACTGTATGCTCAACTCAAAATAATGAAGTCGAGGGAAAAGACCTGTCTCTAGATAACTTCCGGGGCTTATTTCTCATCTGTGGTGTTGCATGCTTGATTTCTATCATCATTTTCTTTAGTAAGAGAGTATATGAATATCGTCGGTACAGTTCTGATGAAGAAAAGGCCCGTGCAATTATTGAACAGGACTTGAGGACACCTGATCACAGTAGACGGTCCTTTTGTGGTATCGACTTCAAGAAATTGATTGAATTTTTCGATCGGAGAGAGGAAGAGATCACGCATTCTCTTCCACGGAAGAAGAGTCGAGTCACCACGGACTCTGAAGCATAG
- the LOC122602014 gene encoding glutamate receptor 3.5-like — protein sequence MFLMSQYIIMIKRVILFVFGLWVMVVLLMAIKGVNGDTIVPFSFSFLSKRPSNVVNIGALFTVDSVIGRSVKPAIEAAIDDVNSNHTILNETRLNLILYDTNCSAFLGNIEALQLMENDVVGIIGPQSSIIARLISHVVSELHIPLLSFGATDPTLSSLQYPYFVHTTLTDYYQMSAIADLVSYFDWKEVTAIFVDDDYGRNGIMALDDALDKKRAKISYKASYTPGASHSDITELLTGINLMESRVYVVHVYPDSGLDIFTVAKTLGMMTSGYVWITTDWLMAVLDSSEFPDPKTMDLIQGVVSLRQHTSSSDFKKSFTNKWKSIKGKNTSSFNAYALSAYDSIWLLAHALDKFLKSGGGLSFSNDSKLRQSNGSKLKFSALRIFNEGEQLLQTILATEFMGLTGKVKFDQQKNLMHPAYDVLNIGGTGIRTFGYWSNYSGLSTSAPESLYAKQAKSSADDQHRLYSVVWPGGMSKVPRGWVFPNHGKPLRVAVPYGYSYKEVVTKDESPKGAKGYCIDVFEAAVNLLPYPVTPEYILYGDGQKNPSYTDLVRDVADDKYDAAVGDITIITNRTKVVDFTQPYITSGLVIVVPLNKSKPKPWVFLRPFSLELWLVSGGCFLLVGFVVWILEHRLNDEFRGPPRRQIITVLWFSFSTLFFSHRENTVSTLGRFVLILWLFVVLIINSSYTASLSSILTVEQLTTSIEGIDSLISSNEPIGVQEGTFSYNYLIQELKIPKSRIIQLKDEVEYLNALHLGPKGGGVAAIVDELPYVELFMRYSKCEFKIVGQEFTKSGWGFAFKRDSPLAVDLSTAILKLSENGDLQLIHDKWLSTTSCLSQSTKVEGRSLSLNNFWGLFLVCGVACFICICIYFCRMLCEYRQYNAHEKDAREIMQADSTTYSSRWSFCGINFRNLIEFYDKKEEEMRQILERNNRRVTRDPEE from the exons ATGTTTTTGATGAgccaatatataataatgataaaaagagTGATTCTCTTTGTCTTTGGCTTGTGGGTGATGGTAGTCTTGCTCATGGCAATCAAGGGTGTAAATGGAGACACAATagttccattttcattttcttttttgtcaaaAAGGCCTAGTAACGTTGTGAATATTGGAGCATTGTTCACAGTGGATTCAGTTATCGGACGTTCCGTGAAGCCTGCTATCGAGGCCGCCATTGATGATGTCAACTCTAATCATACCATCCTTAATGAAACTCGACTCAACCTTATTTTGTATGATACCAATTGCAGTGCATTTCTTGGCAACATCGAAG CTCTGCAGTTGATGGAGAATGACGTGGTGGGTATAATCGGGCCACAATCCTCCATTATTGCCCGCTTAATTTCCCATGTTGTAAGTGAACTTCACATACCACTCCTTTCCTTTGGAGCGACGGATCCAACACTTTCAAGTCTTCAATACCCTTACTTTGTCCACACCACACTAACCGACTACTACCAAATGTCTGCTATAGCCGACTTAGTTTCATATTTTGATTGGAAAGAAGTCACTGCCATATTTGTGGACGATGATTATGGTAGAAATGGGATTATGGCCTTGGATGACGCCCTTGACAAGAAACGAGCCAAGATTTCTTACAAAGCTTCATATACCCCCGGTGCATCTCATAGTGACATTACTGAGCTACTAACTGGAATCAACTTGATGGAGTCTCGGGTTTATGTTGTTCATGTATATCCTGACTCGGGTCTTGATATTTTTACTGTGGCAAAGACGCTTGGGATGATGACAAGTGGTTATGTTTGGATTACTACAGATTGGCTTATGGCGGTATTGGATTCATCAGAGTTTCCAGATCCTAAAACGATGGATTTAATACAAGGGGTTGTTTCGTTACGCCAACATACATCAAGTTCTGATTTTAAGAAATCTTTTACAAATAAATGGAAGAGTATAAAAGGCAAAAACACATCAAGCTTTAACGCATATGCTCTGTCCGCTTATGATTCCATTTGGTTACTTGCACATGCTCTAGATAAATTCTTGAAATCCGGAGGAGGTCTCTCATTTTCTAATGATTCAAAACTACGACAAAGTAATGGAAGCAAGCTTAAGTTTTCGGCTCTTAGGATTTTTAATGAAGGAGAGCAGCTTCTCCAAACAATCCTTGCCACGGAGTTCATGGGATTGACTGGCAAGGTGAAATTTGACCAGCAGAAGAATTTGATGCATCCGGCTTATGATGTTTTGAACATAGGTGGGACGGGTATACGGACTTTTGGATATTGGTCAAACTATTCGGGTCTCTCAACTTCTGCTCCTGAATCATTGTATGCAAAACAAGCAAAAAGCTCTGCAGATGATCAGCATAGGCTTTATAGCGTAGTTTGGCCTGGTGGAATGAGTAAAGTTCCACGGGGTTGGGTTTTTCCAAACCATGGAAAGCCTTTGAGAGTTGCTGTCCCATATGGCTATAGCTACAAAGAAGTGGTGACAAAAGATGAGTCTCCTAAAGGGGCAAAAGGATATTGCATCGATGTCTTTGAAGCTGCTGTAAATTTACTTCCTTACCCCGTCACTCCAGAGTACATATTATATGGTGACGGTCAAAAGAACCCGAGCTACACTGATCTTGTGAGAGATGTCGCTGACGAT AAGTACGATGCAGCTGTAGGAGATATTACTATCATTACAAACCGAACGAAGGTAGTTGACTTTACACAGCCCTACATTACGTCAGGGCTTGTCATAGTTGTTCCTCTCAACAAATCAAAGCCCAAGCCGTGGGTATTTCTGAGGCCGTTCAGCCTTGAATTGTGGTTGGTTAGTGGTGGATGCTTTCTGTTAGTTGGATTCGTGGTATGGATTCTTGAGCATCGGTTGAATGATGAATTCCGTGGACCACCCAGGAGACAAATCATCACAGTTTTGTG GTTTAGCTTCTCAACGCTGTTCTTTTCACACC GAGAGAACACTGTGAGTACATTGGGACGGTTTGTACTGATCCTCTGGCTGTTTGTAGTATTGATTATTAATTCAAGCTACACAGCCAGTTTGTCATCAATCCTCACGGTAGAACAACTGACTACGAGCATCGAAGGGATAGATAGTTTGATTTCAAGTAACGAGCCGATTGGAGTTCAAGAAGGAACATTTTCTTATAACTATTTGATTCAAGAGCTGAAGATCCCGAAGTCTAGGATCATCCAATTAAAAGATGAAGTGGAATACTTAAACGCACTTCATTTAGGTCCAAAAGGCGGTGGTGTCGCTGCCATTGTTGATGAACTTCCTTACGTTGAGCTCTTCATGCGTTACTCAAAGTGTGAGTTCAAGATTGTTGGTCAAGAGTTTACCAAAAGCGGTTGGGGTTTC GCATTCAAGAGAGACTCGCCTTTAGCAGTTGATCTATCAACAGCGATACTAAAACTCTCGGAAAATGGAGATCTACAACTAATTCATGACAAATGGCTCTCTACCACTTCGTGCTTGTCTCAAAGTACGAAAGTCGAAGGGAGAAGCCTCTCGTTAAACAACTTTTGGGGTCTATTCCTTGTCTGCGGTGTTGCTTGCTTCATATGTATCTGCATTTACTTCTGCAGAATGTTGTGCGAGTACCGCCAGTACAATGCTCATGAAAAAGATGCTCGGGAGATTATGCAAGCGGACTCCACAACATACAGCAGTAGATGGTCCTTTTGTGGCATAAACTTCAGAAATTTgattgaattttatgataagaaAGAGGAAGAGATGAGACAGATACTCGAAAGAAACAATCGTCGAGTTACAAGGGACCCAGAAGAATAG
- the LOC122601971 gene encoding glutamate receptor 3.5-like, producing MENDVVAVIGPQSSVVAHLISLIANNLQVPLLSFAATDPTLSLQYPYFVRTTQNDYHQMSAISDLVFYFDWKGVITISVDDDYGRNGILALSEALYKKRAKIYHKASITPGASQSEITDLLTRINLMECRIYVIHASPDSGLDIFTVAKKLGMITSGYVWITTDWLLAVLDSMDAPDAMLMDNIQGVISFRPHTADSDLKRTFSNKWKSMKDKQTPSFNAYALYAYDSVWLLAHALDTFLKSSGSITFTNVSKHENMSGSKIHLSALRIFNEGEKLLKTILATNFTGLTGEVKFDHHKNLIHPAYDIVNIVGTGLRTIGYWSNYRGLSITVPESLYGKTSKNFTSDQHLYSVIWPSGMSKKPRGWVFPNNQKPLRVAVPYGNSYKELATKDKSPQGVRGYCIDVFEAALNLLPYPVTPEYILYGDGQINPSYNNLVRDVAENKYDAAVGDFIITAERKKLVDFTRSYMESALVIVAPVNKSKPNTWAFLRPFTIEMWLVSFGFFLFVGFVVWILEHRLNDEFRGPPRRQIITVLWLVSKRQNLKWAFTYAGEKTVSTFGRFVLLLWLFVVFIITSSYTASLTSILTVQQLTASIEGIDGLISTNDPIGVQDGTFAYKFLLEELNIAKSRIKLLNDEVEYLNALRLGPQGGGVAAVIDELPYVELFMRYTNCEFRIVGQEFTKSGWGFKIRMFDFKSQIVLQVFKKDSPLVDDLSTAILQLSENGDLQRIHDKWLSSTACLTQTTEVEGKNLSLENFWGLFLICGVACFLSMIIFFGMRLCEYRQFYNADEEQTREIVEWDSRTRDSRWSCCSTNFKKMIHFFDTKEEDISHTLSRNKSEPTMDLET from the exons ATGGAAAATGATGTGGTTGCTGTTATTGGACCACAATCCTCTGTCGTCGCACACTTAATTTCTCTCATTGCAAATAATCTTCAGGTACCACTCCTCTCGTTTGCTGCAACAGACCCAACACTTTCTCTTCAATATCCTTATTTTGTCCGCACCACACAAAACGACTACCACCAAATGTCTGCCATTAGTGACTTGGTTTTCTATTTCGATTGGAAAGGAGTCATTACCATATCTGTTGACGACGATTATGGTAGAAATGGGATTTTGGCCTTAAGTGAAGCCCTTTACAAGAAACGAGCAAAGATTTATCACAAAGCTTCAATCACTCCAGGTGCATCTCAAAGTGAGATCACTGACCTACTAACAAGAATCAACTTGATGGAGTGTCGGATTTATGTCATTCACGCAAGTCCTGACTCTGGTCTTGATATTTTCACCGTGGCAAAGAAACTCGGGATGATAACTAGTGGTTATGTTTGGATTACCACGGATTGGCTTCTGGCGGTTTTGGACTCAATGGATGCCCCGGATGCTATGTTGATGGATAACATACAAGGGGTTATCTCTTTTCGACCACACACTGCAGATTCTGATCTTAAAAGAACTTTTTCAAATAAATGGAAGAGTATGAAAGACAAACAAACACCAAGCTTTAACGCATATGCTCTGTATGCTTATGATTCTGTATGGTTACTTGCACATGCTCTCGATACATTCTTGAAATCCAGTGGAAGTATCACATTCACTAATGTTTCTAAACACGAAAACATGAGTGGAAGTAAAATTCACCTTTCAGCCCTTAGAATATTTAATGAAGGAGAGAAGCTGCTCAAAACAATTCTGGCCACAAATTTCACGGGTTTGACAGGTGAGGTAAAGTTTGACCATCACAAGAACTTGATACATCCGGCTTATGATATCGTAAACATAGTTGGAACTGGTTTACGAACTATTGGGTATTGGTCAAATTATAGAGGTCTCTCAATAACTGTTCCTGAATCATTGTATGGAAAGACGTCAAAAAACTTTACTAGCGATCAACATCTTTATAGTGTCATTTGGCCTAGTGGAATGAGTAAAAAGCCTCGGGGATGGGTCTTTCCCAATAATCAAAAGCCTTTGAGAGTTGCTGTGCCGTATGGCAATAGTTACAAAGAACTTGCAACAAAAGACAAGTCTCCTCAAGGGGTAAGAGGATATTGCATTGACGTCTTTGAAGCTGCTCTTAACTTACTTCCTTACCCCGTCACTCCAGAGTATATTTTATACGGTGATGGTCAAATAAACCCAAGCTATAACAATCTTGTTAGAGATGTTGCAGAAAAT AAGTATGATGCTGCAGTTGGTGATTTTATTATCACTGCAGAAAGAAAGAAGTTAGTTGATTTTACCCGGTCTTACATGGAATCTGCACTTGTCATAGTTGCTCCTGTCAACAAATCAAAACCCAATACATGGGCCTTTCTTAGGCCGTTCACCATTgaaatgtggctggtctccttTGGTTTCTTTCTTTTCGTTGGATTCGTTGTCTGGATTCTCGAGCATCGATTAAATGATGAATTTCGTGGACCACCCAGACGACAAATTATCACAGTTTTATGGTTAGTATCAA AACGACAAAATTTAAAATGGGCTTTTACATATGCAGGGGAGAAGACTGTGAGCACTTTCGGACGATTTGTATTGCTCTTGTGGTTGTTTGtagtttttataataacttcTAGTTATACAGCTAGCTTAACATCAATCCTCACGGTACAACAACTAACTGCAAGCATTGAAGGGATAGATGGCTTGATATCAACCAATGACCCGATTGGAGTTCAAGATGGAACTTTTGCTTACAAATTTTTACTTGAAGAGCTCAATATCGCCAAGTCTAGGATCAAGCTATTGAATGATGAGGTGGAGTATTTAAATGCACTTCGCTTAGGTCCACAAGGCGGTGGTGTAGCAGCCGTCATTGATGAACTTCCTTATGTTGAGCTCTTCATGCGTTACACCAATTGTGAGTTCAGGATCGTCGGTCAAGAATTTACTAAAAGTGGTTGGGGCTTC AAAATTAGAATGTTcgacttcaaaagtcaaattgTCTTGCAGGTATTCAAAAAAGATTCTCCTCTAGTAGACGATCTATCTACAGCGATCCTCCAGCTTTCAGAAAACGGAGACCTACAACGAATCCACGACAAATGGCTCTCTTCGACTGCTTGCTTGACTCAAACTACCGAAGTTGAAGGAAAAAATCTGTCGCTAGAAAACTTCTGGGGTCTATTTCTCATATGTGGTGTCGCATGCTTTCTTTCTATGATCATTTTCTTTGGTATGAGATTATGTGAGTACCGCCAGTTCTACAATGCTGATGAAGAACAAACCCGTGAGATAGTAGAATGGGACTCAAGAACACGCGACAGCAGATGGTCCTGCTGTTCAACTAACTTCAAGAAAATGATTCATTTCTTTGATACAAAAGAGGAAGACATCAGTCATACGCTTTCTCGTAACAAGAGTGAACCTACAATGGACCTGGAAACATAG